Genomic window (Drosophila willistoni isolate 14030-0811.24 chromosome 2L unlocalized genomic scaffold, UCI_dwil_1.1 Seg196, whole genome shotgun sequence):
CATTTGTCATCCGTCTTTTATAGTCATTcgattttgttgaaatttaatattatgaTTTGCATTATCTGGAAATATGACCAAATAAATTGAAGAAACTTTTATCATCATAAAGGAAAATCAGTATTAAATATTCAATGCATatttaaccaaaaataaagctTACAAATACTAACtgtattatttatttgctcATTTTCAGGATACAATAACTGAGAGAGGGGAGATACAAACGAATATTATGTAAGTACGACAATCagattgtttttttcttttgtaatatttatttatagtaAAGTAAAATCACACTGTATCTTAAGAACTTTGTATGTAatggagcatttcctttttcttatcataaatgtatatgcacaaacatatgtatatgataaAGACTATAAGATTGACTTGACCAACCGAAAAACACTTGACGCTGGCAAATCCTACACCCAAAAGCGGTTCCATTACACAGTTTTATGACCCAAATGCGCCGCAATTCTTAGCCCACCACCCGCACCTACATCCACTCACCCaaaaacacatacactcatactctcacataaattttcaacTTCAGAGGCAATAAATTTGGGGCATAAATATCGACGATATGAGGATGAGGAAGAGCGAAGGAGAAAAAGTACCTTGAaagaccaaaaacaaaaaccaaaaaaatctCTAAGAAAAGCAAATGGCGTGCCATTAATGAGGCGTAGCGAGCACCACCCACCACCACTCTGACCACCCCAACTTCCCCTTCCTTCATATTGCTTTAGCATCCCTTACCTTGCCCACTTCAGACACacaaaaaatgtatacaaTGCGTGCATTTAATATGCCGTTAGTTTAATGAGTAAAATTAATACTAACCCCCGCCGGGCCCCTCCACACTGTGTAAAAAGGTAAAGAACACTTCAAAATGAATTGGTTGTGAAACGGTTCACAGAGTCAAGCATAATACATAGTTTTCCAAATACATAGTCAATAAGTTAACGTTGTGGCCAACTTCTCCCGCAACCAcgctcacacacatacactcaaacacacacacacatgagtGACATTTTGTCAACTTGATGGCGCTGACAattttcgttttgcttttagttttccttctttatttttttggtctcCTCCTGGGTATCTGGTTTTGGTATGTGGTTACCATAAGTGTATGCCACATGGAGAGACAAACTATGCAAAAACCAAATAgacaaaatgaaagaaaaatataaattttacaaaTGACGATGACTTTTAAATACGCTGCTGCTGTATTATAAAAATTACTACATAATTGGCTACAGGTCATTGAGTTTTTATGACTCAGTGAAAATGTTTTCCCCACTATCTAAAGTTGAGGAAGTAAATGCCTTATATAGTGATAAACTCCTCTACTTCTATTATCGCTAATTTGTTGTAGACTCTTAATGGAAACGGTCTTGATACTGAATATGATGAATAGGAAACCCTAGGATATTATTGACATCAGTAGTGGATTGGAATATAAGGGGAAAATCTCCTATTCCATTCGATACCCGTAAAACTTGaacaattttcgaaaattacAATTTCATTAGGCATTATACAACACTTAAACACTCTTGAATCTATGATGCATAGTCAACCCTAACAATATGGAACATGGTAGCTTAGAAAGTCAGAAAATGTATGAAAATATTGATTAATCTAGAGTAGTTTTAAAGCACTGCAAATTGTTTCTTCCGCCTAATGGATACCACTGTTATTTGCCCTAACTTTTAAAACTTTTCTAGTTTCGCATTGTGGTTTAGttacaaaatatgtttttattaAGGGCGAGCGGGCAAAGTGAACTTAAAGTTTTGTCAAATTTAGCTTTAGCTGAGGTTAATTCGCTTAACAAACACtttgatcatcatcatcagtttTCTTGACActttctttgtgtgtgtgggtgggttaCCTATACAAAGGGAATTATCTTTATACTCTTCTTTCATTCGCCATATGATTTATGGATTTAGTGTAAGAGAACAACGTGATGCACTATTTATTTTCTTCGTTCATCTCGTAGTCGTAGTCGTCGTCTTTGTAGTTGTTTGTGTGTTCAATTTGATCTATTTTTTCAAGCTTATGAAATTAACGCaagaaaaaggcaaaagcaaaaatgggaaaaacttTTCTTCAAGTCGTCGcatgtttgttgttggttaTTTTTGCTATCATAACTTTTCATTTGCACACAAAGTTTATCTATTACTGTCCAGTCATGAGGCCCCCCCTCAGCCCCCTTTTCTGCTTCATCAAATCATCCTCTATCAACCTGCTTGGCTGCATAATTAGGCAAAGACAGGCGACTTTGTGAAACGATAAAGGAAGGGGGAGGAAGAGACCCAAGGcgaagatatatgtatgtaaagaGAGACAGACTGTATTTCGGGGTGtacataaatttgttgtaCTTGGCCAATTATTTGCCATTTTCTTTGGGAAAACGGTAACGTGTTGCGGTTATTGCGGTTTCTGTTTGCagtattttttttgggtttgctctctttctccctctccctctcctctctctctctgtctccctctctccctGTGTTCCTTTTTGTCTTTCGACATTTGCATGGCATTTTATTGAGTTTCCTTTTTGCTTCTCTATCCTTTTAGTTGTGTTTAACTTGCAAATAACTAAGGGTCAAGTAAAACACTCTAAGCTAGTTTTTGCGAGTCCTTTGTTGCTTTACTAGATAGCAGCAATGGAAGAGATTGGGAAAAGCTTAAAATTAGTCCTTGTAATTCTCGTGTTGAGACATTTAAAGACATTGTTGAACGaaaaaatgctttaaaattaaatcaaatcaaGTTCAAGAACATTGTTTGAAAtagaataaaattaattttcattattaaACATCTGCAATAAAAACTTTCTTCATTATTGGAAACATTTCTTtcatataaaaaatgtatataatgCGTTTAGAAGGCTTTCTGGCTAGTTTGCAATACTTTTCAACATTTTATTACCAGTCGTGTTGTTTCAATTCTTATTTTCATAAAGGACAATTTTTCCAGTTATTTATACGTTTTAGTTTGTCTCTGCttaaagcacacacacacaaatacacaatcTCACAATAAGTGTTGGAGAAGTCTGTGGGAAAAAAGAAACTGCCAGCTCCAATTCTATAGAGAAATATTGACAGCTGTCATAGACGGCtaaggaaaaggaaaagcatAAAAAATCATTGTCgtagttttctttttgatttgtgtgcgttaacacacacacacaaacactccAGCACACTGGCACACACACTTcacatattttatatttatgcgAGTAAAAAAAGTGTACAAAATTTGTGGAAAAAAAATcgggaaaaaaatttaataattccaAAGATTTTTAGTAGAATTCGTACCGTTATTGTGTTAGCATAATGGGTAACGTGTTGGCTGCATCATCACCGACATCGACGACAATGTCTGGACAATCAGGGTCAGGTGTCCTACCACCCCCTTCATCACCACCGATGTCCACTCTGCCGGCATCCCTGACCGAGGCAATAAAGGCTGAAATCAAGAGAACGCCAGTAATTTTAGAAAATCCCGGAACCGTTGAGGAGTTGCATAATAAGTGCAGAGAAATACAGGCCAGCACTTTTGAGGGTGCTCGCATCATGCTGAACAAGGGATTGAGCAATCACTTTCAAATCTCGCACACCCTGAACATGACAGCCTCGTCGAGTAATGGCTATCGCTTTGGGGCCACTTATGTGGGATGCAAACAATATGGACCCACGGAGGCATTTCCCGTCTTACTCGCCGATATTGATGCCTCGGGAAATCTAAATGCGAATATCATACATCAGATGTCTTCGCGATTGCGTTGCAAATTTGCTGCCCAATTTCAGGACTCTCGCCTGATGGCCACACAACTGACTAATGATTATCGTGGTGATAATTACTCTGCCTCCTTGACACTGGGTAATCCTGGCATTCTGTCTGGTTCTGGTGTCGTGGTCGCCCAATATCTACAATCGATAACTCGTCGTCTGGCCATGGGCACCGAATTGGCCTATCAGTATGGTCCAAATGTTCCAGGACGTCAGATAGCTCTACTCTCTCTGGTGGGACGTTATGGGGATAAGGATTGCGTGTGGTCGGGCACATTGGGCCTGAATGGTTTGCACGTCTGTTACTATCGGAAGGCCAGTGATCAGCTCCAGATTGGTGTGGAAGTGGAGACAAGTCTGCGAATGCAGGAATCGGTGACGACATTAGCCTATCAAGTTGATTTACCCAAGGCGGATTTAGTATTTCGCGGTTCTTTCGATTCCAATTGGCATGTCTGCGGGGTCCTGGAGAAACGTTTGCAGCCCCTCCCCTTTGCTTTTGCCCTTAGCGGTCGTATGAATTATGTCAAGAGTGTCTTTACGTTAGGTTGTGGTCTGATGATTGGATAAAAGGGATGATGATAATCTTCGCCAGAAAAAGTagtttcacttttattttgtttgtgttttcgATTTcgtaaaaattcaaaattctcTCTATTAACTGTAATTTGGCCAAAATGTGTGcgatgtatacatatgtataaagatGTTCATTGTAATAAATTATAACGATAACgacaataaataattatttaatatttaattaaattgtagAAGGAATTCAAAGCACAGAATTGTTACTAAATTAAAGCAGGATTTAACTTCCAAAAGCCTTGAATTTATAGGCGTTCCAATTTCTCTCTTGAGTTAAAGCCTGAATGATTAATGAAATTAGCAGGAAAAAAGCAAATAATACCACAATGACTTTTCTAAAACTCTTATTGCATTAACTATTTATGAAACTCCTTCGAGTAGCTTCCTTCTTTTGCATCTCTGTTCGTGTCTTCC
Coding sequences:
- the LOC6639779 gene encoding mitochondrial import receptor subunit TOM40 homolog 1 yields the protein MGNVLAASSPTSTTMSGQSGSGVLPPPSSPPMSTLPASLTEAIKAEIKRTPVILENPGTVEELHNKCREIQASTFEGARIMLNKGLSNHFQISHTLNMTASSSNGYRFGATYVGCKQYGPTEAFPVLLADIDASGNLNANIIHQMSSRLRCKFAAQFQDSRLMATQLTNDYRGDNYSASLTLGNPGILSGSGVVVAQYLQSITRRLAMGTELAYQYGPNVPGRQIALLSLVGRYGDKDCVWSGTLGLNGLHVCYYRKASDQLQIGVEVETSLRMQESVTTLAYQVDLPKADLVFRGSFDSNWHVCGVLEKRLQPLPFAFALSGRMNYVKSVFTLGCGLMIG